One stretch of Lysobacter sp. KIS68-7 DNA includes these proteins:
- a CDS encoding S8 family peptidase, with the protein MTLRRTTLSLLLAAAIAPAFAGNATIDLSALNDATLSATPRFVVKFRAGTAESTQAAARQKALDAAATRVRPQVAVQTNAAGKAVPLSMNTLRATARGGRHVIRASQRLTRNEAEALMRSIAADPNVEYVAVDGRVHADALPNDPYLATYQNWHYGTGAGGARVTTAWDITKGAGVVVAVIDTGATHHADLEPNLLPGYDFITDAFVSRRADDTRQPGGWDTGDWSAAGECGSGSAARNSSWHGTHVSGTIAEVTNNGLAGAGVAPEAKIVPIRVLGRCGGYDSDIADAMVWAAGGDVPGVPKNPNPAEVLSLSLGGDQSCPAYVQDAINTAVSLGAVVVVAAGNQNSDAITHSPAGCANVITVGATGYSGQRASYSNYGSSVEISAPGGAGTEGSPNGYIWSTLNAGTTVPGADAFGGYTGTSMATPHVSGIIALMQSVAAKPLTPAQVQGVLISTARPFPVKPDKPIGAGIVDATAAVQRAQTFGQPVTGIPLVSGVASSVAPLAAGQSVIYDINVPAGAKSLQMLTYGGRGTVSEFVQYEAEPMASWNIGASNRPGTNQTITLTTPAAGHYYLKVTAQADAAGVMVRATVL; encoded by the coding sequence ATGACTCTTCGCCGCACCACCCTCAGCCTGCTCCTCGCCGCCGCCATCGCGCCGGCCTTCGCGGGCAACGCCACCATCGATCTGTCCGCCCTCAACGACGCCACGCTGTCGGCCACGCCGCGCTTCGTCGTCAAGTTCCGCGCCGGCACTGCCGAAAGCACGCAGGCCGCTGCGCGCCAGAAGGCGCTCGACGCCGCCGCCACCCGCGTGCGTCCGCAGGTCGCCGTGCAGACCAACGCCGCCGGCAAAGCCGTGCCCTTGTCGATGAACACGCTGCGCGCCACCGCGCGTGGCGGGCGCCACGTGATTCGCGCTTCGCAGCGTCTGACGCGCAATGAAGCCGAAGCACTGATGCGTTCGATCGCCGCCGATCCGAACGTCGAATACGTCGCCGTCGACGGCCGCGTGCACGCCGACGCACTGCCGAACGATCCGTACCTGGCCACGTACCAGAACTGGCATTACGGCACCGGCGCCGGTGGCGCGCGCGTCACCACCGCATGGGACATCACCAAGGGCGCTGGCGTCGTCGTCGCCGTGATCGATACGGGCGCCACGCACCACGCCGACCTCGAACCGAACCTGCTGCCGGGTTACGACTTCATCACCGATGCCTTCGTTTCGCGTCGCGCCGACGACACGCGCCAGCCGGGCGGTTGGGACACCGGCGACTGGAGCGCAGCGGGCGAATGCGGCAGCGGCTCGGCCGCGCGCAACAGCTCCTGGCACGGCACGCACGTGTCCGGCACGATCGCCGAAGTGACCAACAACGGCCTCGCCGGTGCGGGCGTTGCACCGGAAGCGAAGATCGTTCCGATCCGCGTGCTCGGCCGTTGCGGCGGTTACGACTCCGACATCGCCGACGCGATGGTGTGGGCGGCCGGTGGCGACGTGCCCGGCGTGCCGAAGAACCCGAACCCGGCGGAAGTCCTGAGCCTGAGCCTCGGTGGCGACCAGTCGTGCCCGGCCTACGTGCAGGACGCGATCAACACGGCAGTCTCGCTCGGTGCGGTCGTCGTCGTCGCGGCAGGCAACCAGAACTCCGATGCGATCACGCATTCGCCTGCCGGTTGCGCGAACGTCATCACCGTCGGTGCCACGGGCTACAGCGGCCAGCGTGCGAGCTATTCGAACTACGGTTCGTCGGTCGAAATCTCGGCGCCGGGTGGCGCGGGCACCGAAGGCTCGCCGAACGGTTACATCTGGTCGACGCTCAACGCCGGCACGACCGTGCCGGGCGCCGATGCATTCGGTGGTTACACCGGGACGTCGATGGCCACGCCGCACGTGTCCGGCATCATCGCGCTGATGCAGAGCGTGGCGGCCAAGCCGCTGACGCCCGCGCAGGTGCAGGGCGTGCTGATCTCCACCGCGCGTCCGTTCCCGGTCAAGCCGGACAAGCCGATCGGTGCGGGTATCGTGGATGCCACCGCCGCGGTGCAGCGTGCGCAGACCTTTGGCCAGCCGGTGACGGGCATTCCGCTGGTGAGTGGCGTCGCGTCGTCGGTCGCGCCGCTCGCGGCCGGCCAGAGCGTGATCTACGACATCAATGTTCCGGCGGGTGCGAAGAGCCTGCAGATGCTGACCTACGGCGGTCGCGGCACGGTGAGCGAGTTCGTGCAGTACGAAGCCGAGCCGATGGCGAGCTGGAACATCGGTGCGTCCAACCGCCCGGGCACCAACCAGACGATCACGCTCACCACGCCGGCCGCGGGCCACTACTACCTGAAGGTGACGGCGCAGGCCGATGCCGCGGGCGTGATGGTGCGCGCGACGGTGCTTTGA
- a CDS encoding VOC family protein produces MTPKLQACLWYDGNAEDAAKFYADTFPNSRIDSIARAPGDYPAGKKGDVLTVEMTILGMQFMLLNGGPAFKFNEAVSYQVATDDQAETDRYWNAIVDNGGQESACGWCKDRFGLSWQITPRRLSELMSKGGETSKRAFESMMTMRKIDIAALDRAVEGVGA; encoded by the coding sequence ATGACCCCCAAGCTGCAAGCGTGTCTGTGGTACGACGGCAACGCCGAAGACGCCGCGAAGTTCTACGCCGACACCTTCCCGAACAGCCGCATCGACAGCATCGCGCGCGCGCCCGGCGACTATCCCGCAGGCAAGAAAGGCGACGTGCTCACCGTCGAGATGACGATCCTCGGCATGCAGTTCATGCTCTTGAACGGCGGCCCCGCGTTCAAGTTCAACGAAGCGGTGAGCTACCAGGTCGCCACCGACGACCAGGCGGAAACCGATCGCTACTGGAACGCCATCGTGGACAACGGTGGGCAGGAGAGCGCCTGCGGTTGGTGCAAGGATCGCTTCGGGCTCTCATGGCAGATCACGCCGCGGCGCCTGAGCGAGTTGATGTCCAAGGGCGGCGAGACTTCCAAGCGCGCGTTCGAGTCGATGATGACGATGCGCAAGATCGACATCGCGGCGCTCGATCGGGCCGTGGAGGGAGTGGGCGCCTGA
- a CDS encoding protease inhibitor I42 family protein has protein sequence MLLAACNSGRDVAAPPAPGTRDAVVEIDATNVGAPTIRIAVGQALRIRLPASPASGQDWVLDGDLPPFLRVETDPGLDPAQGPAPRIVQTWSFRACQRGRGRVRFLRRPPWDAGAASARRETLDIVAD, from the coding sequence GTGTTACTGGCCGCGTGCAACAGCGGCCGCGACGTGGCTGCACCGCCTGCGCCAGGCACGCGCGACGCGGTGGTGGAGATCGATGCAACGAATGTCGGTGCGCCGACGATCCGCATTGCGGTCGGGCAGGCCCTGCGCATCCGCCTGCCGGCCAGCCCGGCCAGCGGCCAGGACTGGGTCCTCGACGGTGACCTGCCGCCTTTCCTGCGCGTGGAAACCGACCCGGGCCTGGATCCTGCGCAAGGTCCCGCGCCGCGGATCGTGCAAACGTGGAGTTTCCGGGCATGCCAGCGCGGACGCGGCCGGGTGCGCTTCCTGCGGCGGCCACCGTGGGATGCCGGCGCGGCTTCCGCACGCCGCGAAACGCTCGATATCGTCGCGGATTAG
- a CDS encoding VCBS repeat-containing protein, with amino-acid sequence MKSVPCPAVGEGPVVIMGPEKRRHAPPNRGQGMTPMARAAAFAATLIVACLPAYASLAPSFEYTVQATNLSFEGGEWVAIADVNNDGRDDLLNIVDVSGSSLAIRLQRVDGKLDLPISLTMPMGHILSVEGVDLDGNGSVEVVAGYDRGVILYRWNGEEFVPSVYNVGLDCLHIATADLDRNGTPDILCQSTKQQAFILPIDASGLPGEATYFPMTAVRGWSTRQIKLADVTGDGYPDLLAVDAGVWAFFVYENDRTGGFLPARAYGIPREFAGSTSSAIEAIDADGDGVDEVAVGIGGGSMSRVLLYRRDAYGALRPWRQFPSKSGPSTFLKHDVDGDGRLDLLVGHMATSAIGRYMNSASGLSSMEIVSGNIRVGGLYAFMAVGDLNGDGRTDVAVNNSSYEVSLKYGMRRPRRDVSGDLQTDILWRYPATGQNILWINAQSTSAVTLPSVAAPWVVAALADFDNDGKADVFWRNPATGANMIWRAGNSATLQPTVPAATPWKIVGTGDFDGDGSADVLWRNGNSGGNVIWLGARSDRTRVVSSELLARQVVGVGDFDGDGSADVLWRNTETGENAIWFSADSTTAVSIAAMPVRGWTVGGVGDFNGDTMDDIMWHNIITGENTIWLSADATKQQSTMALGRDWIVAAIGDYSGDGKDDILWRNRATGWNSIMRDGNQSAYDIAIAGAAWQVVP; translated from the coding sequence GTGAAGTCCGTGCCTTGTCCCGCGGTCGGCGAAGGGCCGGTTGTTATCATGGGCCCTGAAAAAAGGCGCCACGCGCCACCGAACAGGGGACAGGGGATGACACCGATGGCACGGGCCGCCGCATTCGCGGCGACTTTGATCGTGGCTTGCTTGCCGGCTTACGCCAGCCTGGCGCCCAGTTTCGAATACACAGTGCAGGCGACAAACCTCTCCTTTGAAGGCGGGGAGTGGGTGGCGATCGCCGATGTGAACAACGACGGCCGCGACGATCTCCTCAACATCGTCGACGTGAGTGGCTCTTCCCTCGCTATCCGCCTGCAACGGGTGGACGGCAAGCTCGACTTGCCGATCTCCCTCACCATGCCGATGGGTCACATCCTCTCGGTGGAAGGTGTCGACCTCGACGGCAACGGTAGCGTCGAGGTCGTTGCCGGGTACGACAGAGGCGTGATCCTCTATCGTTGGAACGGCGAGGAGTTCGTGCCGAGCGTGTACAACGTCGGACTGGATTGCCTGCACATCGCCACCGCCGACCTCGATCGCAACGGGACCCCCGACATCCTCTGCCAGTCGACGAAGCAGCAGGCGTTCATCTTGCCGATCGACGCGTCTGGCCTGCCCGGCGAAGCGACGTATTTCCCGATGACCGCGGTGCGCGGCTGGTCCACCCGCCAGATCAAACTCGCCGATGTCACCGGGGACGGGTATCCGGACCTGCTTGCGGTCGATGCCGGTGTGTGGGCGTTCTTCGTCTACGAGAACGACCGGACAGGTGGCTTCCTGCCTGCGCGTGCGTACGGCATACCGCGCGAGTTCGCCGGGTCCACGTCGAGCGCCATCGAAGCCATCGACGCAGACGGAGATGGCGTCGACGAGGTCGCGGTGGGCATCGGCGGCGGTTCGATGTCGCGGGTGCTCCTCTATCGGCGCGACGCATACGGCGCATTGCGGCCCTGGAGGCAATTTCCCTCGAAGTCGGGGCCGTCGACGTTCCTCAAGCATGATGTCGACGGAGACGGGCGTTTGGATCTGCTGGTCGGCCACATGGCGACGAGCGCCATCGGGCGCTACATGAATTCCGCGTCGGGTCTTTCATCGATGGAAATCGTGTCGGGCAACATCCGCGTGGGTGGCCTCTACGCCTTCATGGCGGTGGGAGACCTCAATGGCGATGGCCGCACCGATGTCGCGGTGAACAACAGCTCCTACGAAGTCAGCCTGAAGTACGGTATGCGCAGGCCACGTCGGGACGTGTCCGGCGACCTCCAGACCGACATCCTCTGGCGTTATCCGGCCACAGGCCAGAACATCCTTTGGATCAATGCCCAGTCGACGAGCGCTGTGACGCTTCCGAGCGTCGCGGCGCCGTGGGTCGTCGCCGCGCTCGCGGATTTCGACAACGACGGGAAGGCCGATGTGTTTTGGCGCAACCCGGCGACCGGCGCGAACATGATCTGGCGCGCGGGCAATTCGGCGACCCTGCAACCGACCGTGCCGGCGGCGACACCGTGGAAGATCGTCGGCACCGGCGACTTCGACGGCGACGGGAGTGCCGACGTGCTGTGGCGCAACGGGAATTCCGGTGGGAATGTCATCTGGCTTGGCGCACGCAGCGATCGCACGCGCGTCGTTTCGTCAGAACTTCTCGCGCGGCAGGTCGTGGGCGTCGGCGATTTCGACGGCGACGGCAGCGCCGATGTCCTGTGGCGCAATACGGAGACGGGCGAAAACGCGATCTGGTTCTCGGCGGATTCAACCACCGCGGTGTCGATTGCCGCGATGCCCGTGCGGGGTTGGACGGTTGGGGGCGTCGGCGACTTCAACGGCGACACGATGGACGACATCATGTGGCACAACATCATCACTGGCGAGAACACGATCTGGCTGTCGGCCGACGCGACGAAACAACAGTCCACCATGGCATTGGGTCGCGATTGGATCGTGGCAGCGATCGGCGATTACTCCGGCGACGGTAAGGATGACATCCTCTGGCGCAACAGGGCCACCGGCTGGAACTCGATCATGCGCGACGGGAACCAGTCAGCGTACGACATTGCGATCGCCGGGGCGGCATGGCAGGTGGTTCCGTGA
- a CDS encoding YadA-like family protein, with protein sequence MSSKPRLQRRVLTLALLSVMSVPAFAGVNCQLVDQTTGLPLPIDSTSPGSDSLACGPRAKAVGNRSVSEGDETTATGDNATAIGSWIDLDGDGLVDANEITWANGAKSVAVGAAAQALGAGAVAVGVQSVATGANSIAVGNTAQTQSLNTTTTKTTVQGTPNTVTTTTTTTNGPASNQNSIAVGTNSRANGNNDIAMGNGATVENTINSVTATTTAGVTTMVQTTLSTPATSAIAIGTGAKANGNSTVVIGNGARAESRVLTLINGFGSTTPISVYTAGVATNTTVIGAGAVAQGTNSVVIGSGASTSGDGFDPTGTILLKDKNDTVVGTGSATVRGWGTAYGYNAIAYGYGTTAIGTGTYAIGSGSTAVGGWFDLNAAFGAAPTNTLPTGWAFGTNTPGTAAQAFGANARAWGNYDTALGPAARTSDFDSSWGDGLSHYSTYDQKIINGSVAAGFVAYAEGHASIALGQQSRAHDAFAVAIGSESVAWGVDSIALGDNAVSAWHQDIAIGANAQALGGFGTTNIAFGVDAMVDNLGGGDTSNAIAFGSQAQAMSDNAVAFGANAQAMGLNATATGNASIANGASSSAFGDGSQANGDYASALGAYAYADGMYSMAAGTNAFALGMNSTAMGYNSVALEDDSVALGSNSVADRANTVSVGSAGYERQITNVAAGSADTDAVNVSQLNDALIAVGASSAAQLDTVAAAFGGGATIDVNGLLGAPTYSIQGSDYYNVGDAFSALDGYISGINTTISNLTTQVNTLSATPGLGMPIGTGNGLALGNGSNATDGTDTAFGTNANVGADSGTAVGSGASIAAVATDSVAVGANASVTAASGTAIGEGASVSANGAVAIGQGSVADQANTVSVGSAGNERRVTNVATGTADTDAANVAQVNAGNAATLQSANAYTNSTAATTLQSANGYTDARLQAMNDEFTRLTQDFGKRLDKQDERIDREGAMSAAMLNMAINAANARTDAGRIGVGAGWQNGQSALSIGYSKQIGEHASFSIGGAFSSSDSSAGVGFGLDL encoded by the coding sequence ATGTCCTCCAAGCCCCGGCTGCAACGCCGCGTCCTGACCCTCGCTCTGTTGTCCGTCATGTCCGTCCCGGCCTTCGCCGGCGTCAACTGCCAGTTGGTCGACCAGACCACCGGCCTTCCGCTGCCGATCGACAGCACCTCGCCGGGTTCCGATTCGCTGGCATGCGGCCCGCGCGCGAAGGCCGTCGGCAACCGTTCGGTGTCCGAGGGCGATGAAACGACCGCCACGGGCGACAACGCGACCGCCATCGGTTCGTGGATCGACCTCGATGGCGACGGCCTGGTCGACGCCAACGAAATCACCTGGGCCAACGGTGCCAAGTCCGTGGCCGTCGGCGCCGCGGCGCAGGCGCTCGGCGCGGGCGCGGTGGCGGTCGGCGTGCAGTCGGTGGCCACCGGTGCCAACAGCATCGCCGTCGGCAACACCGCGCAGACCCAGTCGTTGAACACCACGACCACCAAGACGACGGTGCAGGGCACGCCCAACACAGTCACCACCACGACCACCACGACCAACGGCCCGGCGAGCAACCAGAACAGCATCGCGGTGGGCACCAACTCGCGTGCGAACGGCAACAACGACATCGCGATGGGCAACGGCGCGACGGTCGAGAACACCATCAACTCGGTGACCGCGACCACCACCGCCGGCGTGACGACGATGGTGCAGACCACGCTGTCGACGCCCGCGACGAGCGCGATCGCCATCGGCACCGGCGCCAAGGCGAACGGCAACAGCACCGTGGTCATCGGCAACGGCGCGCGCGCCGAATCGCGGGTCCTCACGCTGATCAACGGCTTCGGCTCCACCACTCCGATCTCGGTCTACACCGCGGGTGTCGCGACGAACACGACGGTCATCGGCGCGGGCGCAGTGGCGCAGGGCACCAACAGCGTGGTGATCGGCAGCGGTGCCTCGACTTCAGGCGACGGCTTCGATCCCACCGGTACGATCCTGCTGAAGGACAAGAACGACACGGTCGTTGGCACCGGGTCTGCAACGGTGCGCGGCTGGGGTACTGCGTATGGCTACAACGCCATCGCATACGGCTATGGCACCACCGCCATCGGTACCGGTACCTACGCCATCGGCTCGGGCTCCACCGCGGTCGGCGGGTGGTTCGACCTCAATGCGGCCTTCGGCGCCGCGCCCACGAATACGCTTCCCACCGGCTGGGCGTTCGGAACCAACACCCCGGGTACGGCAGCGCAGGCATTTGGCGCCAATGCCCGCGCCTGGGGCAACTACGACACGGCCTTGGGTCCGGCGGCCAGGACCAGTGATTTCGACAGTTCATGGGGCGATGGCCTGAGTCATTACTCGACCTACGACCAGAAGATCATCAATGGCTCGGTCGCGGCGGGCTTCGTGGCGTATGCCGAAGGGCATGCCAGCATCGCCTTGGGCCAGCAGAGCAGGGCCCATGATGCGTTCGCGGTTGCCATCGGCAGCGAAAGCGTGGCCTGGGGCGTCGACAGCATCGCGCTTGGCGACAATGCCGTCAGCGCCTGGCACCAGGACATCGCCATCGGCGCCAACGCCCAGGCCCTCGGCGGCTTCGGCACCACGAACATCGCCTTCGGCGTCGATGCCATGGTCGACAACCTGGGTGGCGGCGACACCAGCAACGCCATCGCGTTCGGTTCGCAGGCGCAGGCCATGTCGGACAACGCCGTGGCCTTCGGTGCGAATGCGCAGGCCATGGGCCTCAACGCCACCGCGACGGGCAACGCCAGCATCGCGAACGGCGCCTCCTCGTCGGCCTTCGGCGATGGCAGCCAGGCCAATGGCGACTACGCCTCGGCGCTCGGCGCGTATGCCTACGCCGACGGCATGTACAGCATGGCGGCCGGCACCAACGCTTTCGCGCTCGGCATGAACAGCACCGCGATGGGCTACAACAGCGTCGCGCTGGAAGACGACAGCGTTGCGCTGGGTTCGAACTCGGTCGCCGATCGTGCGAACACGGTGTCGGTGGGTTCGGCGGGTTACGAACGCCAGATCACCAACGTCGCCGCCGGTTCGGCGGACACCGACGCGGTCAACGTGTCGCAGCTCAATGATGCGCTCATCGCCGTCGGTGCGAGCAGCGCCGCGCAGCTCGACACGGTCGCGGCCGCCTTCGGTGGCGGTGCCACGATCGACGTCAACGGCCTGCTGGGCGCGCCGACGTATTCGATCCAGGGCAGCGACTACTACAACGTGGGCGACGCGTTCTCCGCGCTGGACGGTTACATCAGCGGCATCAACACGACGATCAGCAACCTCACCACGCAGGTGAATACGCTGTCCGCGACGCCGGGCCTCGGCATGCCGATCGGCACGGGCAACGGCCTTGCACTCGGCAACGGCAGCAACGCCACCGACGGCACCGACACCGCGTTCGGCACGAATGCGAACGTCGGCGCGGACAGTGGCACGGCGGTCGGCAGCGGTGCGAGCATCGCCGCAGTCGCGACGGATTCCGTTGCAGTCGGTGCGAATGCCAGCGTCACCGCTGCGTCGGGCACGGCGATCGGCGAGGGCGCGAGCGTCAGCGCCAACGGTGCCGTCGCCATCGGCCAGGGTTCGGTCGCCGACCAGGCGAACACGGTGTCGGTCGGCAGCGCGGGCAACGAACGCCGCGTGACCAACGTCGCGACCGGCACGGCCGACACCGACGCCGCCAACGTCGCACAGGTCAACGCGGGCAATGCCGCGACGCTGCAAAGCGCGAACGCCTACACCAACAGCACCGCCGCCACCACGCTGCAGAGCGCCAACGGCTACACCGACGCCCGCCTGCAGGCGATGAACGACGAGTTCACCCGCCTCACGCAGGACTTCGGCAAGCGCCTGGACAAGCAGGACGAGCGCATCGACCGCGAAGGTGCGATGAGCGCGGCCATGTTGAACATGGCGATCAACGCCGCGAACGCACGCACCGATGCCGGTCGCATCGGCGTCGGCGCCGGCTGGCAGAACGGACAGAGCGCGCTCTCCATTGGCTATTCGAAGCAGATCGGCGAACACGCGTCCTTCAGCATCGGCGGCGCGTTCAGCAGCAGCGATTCGAGCGCCGGCGTCGGCTTCGGTTTGGACCTCTAA
- a CDS encoding winged helix-turn-helix domain-containing protein — MRLSRYKFLDFELDPASRELSRHGERIALPPKSFECLAYLVAHRDRAVGRDELIAAVWGRVEVSDTVVAQTLLRARKALGDAGDRQEIVRTVPRFGYRWVAPVEEVDPSVPAAVQAPAAAEPAPEVVQTFDAPPARRSRMPWFVALSLLVVVVVVGGWWWMKREAPVQPVASHAPVGDVVLVLPVAVAPVESESAWVRLGAMDYVASRVRGSGLKVVPSEQTLHLSAQLKDPATLDAAAWAKLQADSGARWILVPEASHDASGWHLRFNLREGGQSRSIEARGATPLAAAATATDTWLRRVGRRSADSAPSPLTERVQQIDAELFAGQIATARHLIETTPSTERDDPRLRQREGQLEFRAGRIDEAARIFDAILARQPPVDDAIRAQVLMGQGAVEVRRNHWPQAEARYTQALALLERRDAGSGNPAQLGNAYNGRGVAQVQQGKMEAAVRDMGLARIAMQRSGDFVEAATVASNLGKIETMRGHYPQALQEYDHAIAVFERYDVRDYLAATLMSKAETQLLLVQPNDALVSIERAHALAKSLEDAYLVSAIATTRARTMLSLGRLREAGEIIATLQPDAENALAVQELQLRLHMAQGDRAGAVALARRMPAGDANIEGGLALAAVQAALRNRDVATARAWIARAPTTPTPGTSRTPWDLARALLAQGEGNAEAALQAARAASANTEHTGAPEERVQVGLLQARLLLAQGHADAAAALLGDLDAFATTDYRVAWTTQSLYRALGDAGMVATAAKRVQALRGERDPAVEPAL; from the coding sequence ATGCGCCTTTCGCGATACAAATTCCTCGATTTCGAACTCGATCCCGCATCGCGCGAACTCTCGCGCCATGGCGAGCGCATCGCGCTGCCGCCCAAGTCCTTCGAATGCCTGGCGTACCTCGTCGCCCATCGCGATCGCGCGGTGGGACGCGATGAATTGATCGCGGCGGTGTGGGGGCGCGTGGAAGTCAGCGACACGGTGGTTGCGCAAACCTTGTTGCGCGCGCGCAAGGCCTTGGGCGATGCGGGCGATCGGCAGGAGATCGTGCGCACGGTGCCGCGGTTCGGGTATCGCTGGGTGGCGCCGGTGGAGGAAGTGGATCCGTCGGTGCCCGCGGCCGTGCAAGCACCTGCCGCTGCCGAACCGGCGCCCGAGGTTGTGCAAACGTTCGACGCGCCGCCTGCGCGGCGCTCGCGCATGCCGTGGTTCGTCGCATTGTCTTTGCTCGTTGTTGTTGTCGTCGTCGGCGGCTGGTGGTGGATGAAGCGCGAGGCGCCCGTGCAACCCGTGGCCTCGCATGCGCCGGTCGGCGATGTCGTCCTCGTGTTGCCCGTCGCCGTTGCACCGGTCGAAAGCGAAAGCGCGTGGGTGCGCCTGGGGGCGATGGACTACGTCGCCAGCCGCGTGCGTGGCAGCGGCCTGAAAGTCGTCCCGAGCGAACAGACCCTGCACCTGAGCGCACAACTCAAGGATCCCGCGACGCTCGACGCCGCCGCTTGGGCCAAGTTGCAAGCCGACAGTGGTGCGCGCTGGATCCTCGTGCCAGAAGCGTCGCACGACGCCAGTGGATGGCACCTGCGTTTCAATCTCCGCGAAGGCGGGCAGTCGCGCTCCATCGAAGCGCGCGGCGCGACGCCATTGGCGGCGGCCGCCACGGCCACGGATACATGGCTGCGTCGCGTTGGCCGACGCAGCGCCGACAGCGCGCCGAGCCCGCTGACCGAACGTGTGCAACAGATCGACGCCGAACTGTTCGCGGGCCAGATCGCGACCGCACGACACCTGATCGAAACCACGCCGTCCACCGAACGCGACGACCCGCGCCTGCGCCAGCGCGAAGGCCAGCTCGAATTTCGCGCGGGCCGCATCGACGAAGCCGCGCGCATCTTCGATGCGATCCTCGCGCGCCAACCGCCGGTCGACGACGCCATCCGCGCGCAAGTGTTGATGGGGCAGGGCGCCGTGGAAGTGCGTCGCAACCACTGGCCGCAGGCCGAAGCGCGCTACACGCAAGCGCTGGCCCTGTTGGAACGCCGCGACGCCGGCTCGGGCAATCCCGCGCAACTCGGCAACGCCTACAACGGCCGCGGCGTCGCGCAGGTGCAGCAGGGCAAGATGGAAGCCGCCGTGCGCGACATGGGCCTGGCGCGCATCGCCATGCAGCGTTCGGGGGACTTCGTCGAAGCCGCCACCGTCGCCAGCAACCTCGGCAAGATCGAAACAATGCGCGGGCATTACCCGCAGGCGCTGCAGGAATACGACCACGCGATCGCGGTGTTCGAACGCTACGACGTGCGCGACTACCTGGCTGCGACGCTGATGTCGAAAGCGGAGACGCAACTGTTGCTCGTGCAGCCGAACGATGCGTTGGTGTCGATCGAACGTGCGCACGCATTGGCGAAGTCCCTCGAAGACGCCTACCTCGTGTCCGCGATCGCGACCACGCGCGCCAGGACGATGCTGTCCCTCGGGCGCCTGCGCGAAGCGGGAGAGATCATCGCGACCTTGCAGCCGGACGCGGAGAACGCGCTCGCCGTGCAGGAGCTGCAATTGCGTTTGCACATGGCGCAAGGCGATCGCGCCGGTGCAGTCGCATTGGCGCGACGCATGCCTGCGGGCGACGCCAACATCGAAGGCGGCCTGGCGTTGGCAGCAGTCCAGGCGGCGCTGCGCAATCGCGACGTCGCCACTGCGCGCGCATGGATCGCACGCGCGCCGACGACGCCGACACCCGGTACGTCGCGCACGCCGTGGGACCTGGCGCGCGCGTTGTTGGCGCAGGGCGAGGGGAATGCCGAGGCCGCATTGCAGGCAGCGCGTGCGGCAAGCGCAAACACCGAACACACAGGCGCGCCCGAAGAACGCGTGCAGGTCGGCCTGTTGCAAGCGCGCCTGCTCCTCGCGCAGGGGCACGCCGATGCGGCGGCGGCGCTGTTGGGCGACCTCGACGCCTTCGCGACTACCGACTACCGGGTGGCGTGGACCACGCAGTCGCTCTATCGCGCCCTGGGCGATGCCGGCATGGTGGCCACCGCCGCCAAGCGCGTGCAGGCCCTGCGTGGCGAGCGCGATCCGGCCGTGGAGCCCGCGCTCTGA